One genomic segment of Styela clava chromosome 3, kaStyClav1.hap1.2, whole genome shotgun sequence includes these proteins:
- the LOC120342405 gene encoding lysoplasmalogenase TMEM86A-like: MACSSSDEDYATCADSKHTKFTYFGPRLVPFLKTACVYMVLVPEINPPNIVVAILKCLPMLSLCIFVLWFDGFGFTSRHQYSRRILAGLLLSTLGDFCLVYTDEGYFIHGVACFGIAHLMYIFAFGFRPLRPQIYLLLSCVGFAIYWYIYAGLTDTVLKFSVLGYILVIVGMNWRAVAKIRNLSDLKAGVTSSSHKKWTHLVACIGSVLFLISDCCLAINRFHSPVTHQRWIVMTTYYLAQLAIALSVVKNRNVDLIRRRKLSKKKGDLKPEHLENHTDNQSTVNCDTSDNVVACHVKSE, encoded by the exons ATGGCATGCTCATCATCTGATGAAGACTATGCTACTTGTGCTGATAGCAAG cacaCAAAATTTACCTACTTTGGACCTCGTCTTGTTCCTTTTTTAAAGACAGCTTGCGTATATATGGTTcttgtacctgaaattaatCCACCCAACATCGTTGTTGCTATATTGAAATGCTTGCCAATGCTTAGCTTATGTATTTTCGTACTTTG GTTTGATGGTTTTGGTTTTACTTCCCGTCATCAATATTCAAGAAGAATTCTTGCTGGTTTATTACTTTCAACGCTTGGAGACTTCTGTCTTGTTTATACTGATGAAGGATATTTTATACATG gtGTTGCTTGTTTTGGCATTGCTCATCTTATGTACATTTTTGCGTTTGGATTTCGACCACTTCGTCCTCAAATATATCTCTTGTTGTCTTGTGTTGGATTTGCCATCTACTGGTATATTTATGCTGGCTTGACAGACACTGTGCTTAAATTCTCGGTTTTAGGATACATTTTGGTTATTGTTGGAATGAATTGGAGAGCAGTAGCAAAAATAAG AAATCTCAGTGATCTCAAAGCTGGTGTTACAAGTAGCAGTCACAAGAAATGGACTCATCTTGTTGCATGTATTGGTTCTGTATTATTTCTGATATCTGATTGCTGTCTTGCCATTAATCGTTTCCATTCACCTGTGACACACCAGCGATGGATTGTCATGACAACCTACTACCTGGCGCAATTGGCTATCGCTTTGAGTGTTGTGAAAAATCGAAATGTTGATTTGATCCGTCGTCGTAAGTTGTCAAAGAAAAAG GGTGACCTCAAACCTGAACATCTTGAAAACCACACTGATAATCAATCTACTGTGAATTGTGATACCTCTGACAATGTCGTCGCATGCCATGTTAAATCTGAGTAA
- the LOC120343366 gene encoding TBC1 domain family member 23-like — MADDLDDIDAILSDENFDFVGQSSQENIVSDSACSEDFVDDFDDAWHAELEDALLEGFVDHTIIRNICKCRILPPIHRAEVWKICLNIASRGNALNCWDGKLDLTEQNQIHEACEKIVDQSKTEDTEQALANLELIITFYCKSRAIKYDTEYAWTFLLQPMLELPELDRADLYNCFYAMLARYIPRESLPDAPYNLFRLILLYHDPELCSFLDSRKLTMQMFMKPWLRTLFASHCKRPVTLALWDIYLQRADPFFMFFLALVILVNAKEQVMNTMLDKQKNEIADALTEFPVALETVDVEDFCQLAMYFSDKTPQSVRKGYQDALFSGPMSLSGSKESTRVERELAQSLCIQVAVPDILLSAQPDFSSDERSESNQVRFFLVDCRSPDLYNAGHLSTAFHLDATLMLREPAEFKMAIDALSNAQEQAIQAGSAAGGEHLCLIGSGVEEEDQYMYMVIAHLLKNHRSYISVVRGGFKSIITYLSDVNINLSEWITGTSSPKQLLNLHKSSEHSFESAKENAASSSSKAPTESGTMESFMKNLSITLKSKSHNIKEKVTKFIENTHQEDDMSHMNTNYNGKPYRGTQPVFSIGDEDEHNAEEPYPNVPKKKEPVYEDSDVDEDDLVDLDEWFKQHNVKNPTACFLVLQTGRRFPAHLAVDKDDMVCLREYKAFKKSKIVTRRSLALVSKITSKRSCPELITFKFNVPTEGENEDGEAKSVEEVDRYLIPEAGQATKYIKQQIMRVLDAAES, encoded by the exons ATGGCTGATGACTTGGACGATATTGATGCGATTTTATCTgacgaaaattttgattttgtaggACAAAGTTCACAAGAGAACATTGTATCTGATAGTGCATGTAGTGAG GACTTTGTTGATGATTTTGATGATGCGTGGCATGCCGAACTTGAAGATGCTTTATTAGAGGGATTCGTTGATCATACCATAATACGAAATATATGCAAGTGCAGAATTTTGCCACCAATTCATAG GGCGGAGGTATGGAAAATCTGTCTCAACATTGCAAGTCGTGGCAATGCGTTGAATTGCTGGGATGGGAAGCTTGATCTAACGGAACAAAATCAGATACATGAAGCATGCGAAAAAATTGTTGATCAATCGAAAACGGAGGATACCGAACAAGCACTTGcaaatttagaattgataaTCACATTTTACTGCAAAAGTCGTGCCATTAAATACGACACTGAATATGCATGGACCTTTTTGTTACAACCAATGTTGGAATTACCGGAATTGGATCGTGCTGACTTGTACAACTGCTTTTATGCAATGCTAGCCCGTTACATACCCCGTGAATCACTTCCTGATGCCCCATATAATCTGTTTCGACTTATTCTTCTTTATCATGATCCGGAGCTCTGTTCGTTCCTCGATTCTCGCAAATTAACAATGCAGATGTTTATGAAACCCTGGCTTCGAACTCTATTCGCGAGCCATTGTAAACGTCCTGTCACTCTCGCCTTATGGGATATTTATCTTCAAAGAGCAGATCCATTCTTCATGTTTTTTCTGGCACTTGTCATTTTAGTGAATGCCAAAGAACAAGTAATGAACACTATGTTGGATAAGCAGAAGAATGAAATTGCCGACGCACTGACAGAGTTTCCTGTTGCTCTTGAAACTGTGGATGTGGAAGACTTCTGTCAGTTAGCTATGTATTTTAGTGACAAAACTCCACAATCTGTGCGCAAGGGTTATCAAGATGCTTTGTTCAGTGGACCCATGTCTTTGTCAGGATCGAAAGAAAGTACAAGAGTGGAAAGAGAATTAGCACAGTCATTGTGTATTCAAGTTGCAGTACCAGATATTTTATTATCTGCACAGCCTGACTTTTCAAGCGACGAACGGAG TGAGTCAAATCAAGTCAGATTTTTTCTTGTTGATTGTCGATCTCCTGATCTTTACAATGCTGGTCATCTCAGTACAGCGTTTCACTTGGATGCGACACTAATGTTGCGAGAACCTGCAGAATTTAAAATGGCAATTGATGCATTGTCCAATGCACAAGAACAAGCAATACAAGCAGGTTCAGCAGCAGGAGGAGAGCATTTGTGCTTGATAG GTAGCGGTGTAGAAGAGGAAGATCAATACATGTACATGGTGATTGcgcatttgttaaaaaatcatcGATCTTATATCAGTGTTGTCCGAGGTGGATTTAAATCCATAATAACGTACTTATCCGATGTCAACATTAATCTCAGTGAATGGATTACAG GTACAAGCAGCCCAAAGCAATTGTTGAATTTACACAAATCAAGCGAACATTCTTTTGAATCTGCAAAAGAAAATGCTGCATCTTCATCCAGCAAAGCACC GACAGAATCTGGAACAATGGAAAGCTTCATGAAGAATTTATCTATAACGTTGAAGAGTAAATCGCATAACATTAAAGAGAAAGTGACAAAATTCATTGAAAACACACATCAAG AAGATGACATGAGCCACATGAATACAAATTATAATGGAAAGCCATATCGAGGCACTCAACCTGTGTTTTCAATTGGAGATGAAGATGAACATAATGCTGAAGAACCATATCCTAATGTTCCAAAGAAGAAAG AGCCTGTTTATGAAGATAGTGATGTTGATGAAGATGATCTTGTCGACTTAGATGAATGGTTCAAACAACACAATGTTAAGAATCCTACAGCTTGCTTCTTG GTTTTACAGACTGGTAGACGATTTCCTGCACATTTGGCAGTGGACAAAGATGACATGGTTTGTCTTAGAGAATACAAAGcctttaaaaaatcaaaaattgtgaCCCGTAGATCTCTTGCATTAGTATCAAAAATCACGTCAAAGCGATCATGTCCAGAATTAATAACGTTCAAGTTTAATGTTCCTACTGAAGGTGAGAATGAGGACGGAGAAGCTAAATCTGTTGAAGAGGTTGACAG ATACTTGATTCCTGAGGCAGGCCAAGCAACAAAGTACATCAAACAACAAATTATGAGAGTCCTAGATGCAGCAGAGTCATAG